The proteins below are encoded in one region of Methylophilales bacterium:
- a CDS encoding OmpH family outer membrane protein, translated as MISKFSAIIFSIFLLLPLSVSAEMEIFKIGYVVVEKVLKEAPQTAASNKKLEKEFKSRTDELQKKVKAIQKQEKDFNKNSLTMTASDRQKAQKKIQNSKIETQRMERELREDIDIRRREEIGRLQEKINEAIEEMAKTDKYDLILYQGVAYASKEIDITDKLIKVLGKTK; from the coding sequence ATGATCAGTAAATTTTCAGCAATAATTTTTAGTATATTTCTGTTGCTACCACTGTCAGTTTCAGCTGAGATGGAAATATTCAAAATTGGCTATGTTGTTGTAGAGAAGGTTTTAAAGGAAGCGCCCCAAACAGCTGCTAGTAATAAAAAACTTGAAAAAGAATTTAAATCTAGGACGGATGAACTTCAAAAGAAAGTAAAAGCCATTCAGAAACAAGAAAAAGATTTCAATAAAAATAGTTTAACAATGACAGCTTCTGATCGCCAAAAGGCACAAAAGAAAATACAAAATTCAAAAATTGAAACCCAAAGAATGGAAAGAGAGTTAAGAGAAGATATTGATATTAGAAGACGTGAAGAAATTGGAAGATTACAAGAAAAAATAAATGAAGCAATTGAGGAAATGGCTAAAACAGATAAGTATGATCTTATTCTTTACCAAGGTGTAGCTTATGCCTCAAAAGAAATTGATATTACTGATAAACTTATTAAAGTTTTAGGTAAAACTAAATAA